A single genomic interval of Arachis duranensis cultivar V14167 chromosome 7, aradu.V14167.gnm2.J7QH, whole genome shotgun sequence harbors:
- the LOC107459444 gene encoding uncharacterized mitochondrial protein AtMg00810-like: MNDCKPCATPLPSTLKIQATGGAVFDNPQLYRSVVGSLQYLTVTRPDLAYSVNKVAQFMQSPLEAHWKLVKRVLRYVQGTAAYGLKIHKDPSLKIIAYCDSDWAGDPNDRKSVGDFCVFMGRNLVSWQSKKQGVVARSSTEAE; the protein is encoded by the coding sequence ATGAATGACTGCAAGCCATGTGCAACACCACTACCTTCAACTCTTAAGATTCAGGCCACTGGAGGTGCTGTGTTTGACAACCCTCAACTTTATCGTTCTGTAGTGGGAAGCTTGCAATATCTCACCGTAACTAGGCCAGATTTGGCCTATAGTGTAAACAAGGTTGCACAGTTTATGCAATCTCCTCTAGAGGCACACTGGAAACTAGTTAAAAGAGTACTGCGGTATGTGCAAGGTACAGCTGCATATGGCCTTAAGATTCATAAGGATCCATCCCTAAAGATCATAGCTTATTGTGACTCAGACTGGGCTGGTGATCCAAATGACAGAAAGTCAGTTGGTGATTTTTGTGTCTTCATGGGAAGGAATCTAGTATCTTGGCAGTCAAAGAAGCAAGGAGTGGTGGCCAGATCAAGCACTGAGGCTGAGTAG